From the Haloarcula sp. H-GB4 genome, one window contains:
- a CDS encoding FAD-dependent oxidoreductase, with protein sequence MSTETPPSRADTVVIGAGAVGCSVAYHLTELGAEDVAVIDQGPLPVTGGSSVHAPGIMFQTSPSKIQTKTAYYTSRLLSDAGVYDEVGGIEVARSEERMDFLRRRVEWATSYGLPEPQLLSPEEVTEHLPMVDEDEILGGYYSPTDGRVDGIGALQWYMEHSSASFYGNTEVTDLDVSGGEINAVETDQGGIDCERAVIATNNWGYQTGQLAGLDLPIAPVEHQYVVTEPMDELADTESSVGDNTTGLDVPGDRSIAEYMSEGPHQPVGRDQDHSLYFRTHGDAFGMGSYNHETLSVDPEAMGKNTEEHQASVRGFTKEHWDTPTHRGRDKSAKQAFDELLPATQDVEYEATENGIFVFTPDGMPAVGETAQVDGLWTGLAIWWTHSGGYGRILAEWMENGVPRLPSGPVDTGGIHVRRFEPHAGEKDYFVDRGAKRYEQVYSIVEPRWQPNDHRTLRTSPFYHQQKELGAEFYQSGGWETPQWYESNADLVEKYDDRIPDQDGWQGVNRSKIEAAEHLHTRENVSMFDMTTFSSIMVEGEGSQSFLQRVCSNDMDLDVGQVRYSLLLNEGGGILADITVVKLDDEEFMVTTGGGNSPGIHGGHLEDEAPATVSVHVEEGAKSTIGLWGPNARLLLQRCTDADVTNEGFPYFSAKQMYVGDVPVIALRVSYVGELGWELWAPTEYGQRLWETLQDAGEDLGVRPMGGGALSSMRLEKGYRLWGTDIDTDSNPFEAGLPFAVDMDTEFIGKAALETAREEGIDSKITPLTLDDSTDIMLSGRPVLKDGDAIGYVQAGNYGYSLGESIAYTYVPTEHAEAGTSVQIQCEGETYDATVRDEPLFDPTRERIIK encoded by the coding sequence ATGAGCACAGAGACTCCCCCATCTCGGGCGGATACTGTCGTTATCGGTGCCGGGGCCGTCGGGTGTAGCGTCGCGTATCACCTGACGGAACTCGGCGCGGAGGACGTTGCCGTCATCGACCAGGGACCGCTCCCGGTCACTGGCGGCTCATCGGTCCACGCCCCTGGGATAATGTTCCAGACCTCGCCGTCGAAGATACAAACAAAGACAGCCTACTACACCAGTCGGCTCCTTTCGGACGCCGGCGTCTACGACGAGGTGGGTGGCATCGAAGTGGCCCGCAGCGAGGAGCGCATGGACTTCCTCCGTCGGCGTGTCGAGTGGGCGACTTCCTACGGACTGCCGGAACCACAGTTGCTCTCGCCTGAGGAGGTCACCGAGCACCTTCCGATGGTCGACGAAGACGAAATCCTCGGTGGCTACTACTCGCCGACCGACGGGCGCGTTGACGGTATCGGCGCGCTCCAGTGGTACATGGAGCACTCCTCGGCGTCTTTCTACGGAAACACGGAGGTCACGGATCTGGATGTTTCGGGGGGCGAGATCAACGCCGTCGAGACGGACCAGGGCGGAATCGACTGCGAGCGAGCGGTTATTGCGACGAACAACTGGGGCTACCAGACCGGCCAACTGGCCGGACTCGACCTCCCAATTGCCCCGGTCGAGCACCAGTACGTCGTCACGGAACCGATGGACGAACTCGCCGACACCGAATCCTCCGTCGGCGACAACACGACGGGGCTAGACGTTCCGGGGGATCGCTCTATCGCGGAGTACATGAGCGAAGGGCCACACCAGCCCGTCGGCCGCGACCAGGACCACTCGCTGTACTTCCGAACCCACGGCGATGCCTTCGGAATGGGGTCGTACAATCACGAGACGCTCTCGGTCGATCCCGAAGCGATGGGGAAGAACACCGAGGAACATCAGGCGTCAGTTAGAGGGTTCACGAAAGAACACTGGGATACGCCGACCCACCGCGGCCGGGACAAGTCCGCGAAACAGGCCTTCGACGAACTGCTACCGGCGACACAGGACGTGGAATACGAGGCCACCGAGAACGGTATCTTCGTCTTCACGCCCGACGGGATGCCGGCCGTCGGCGAGACGGCGCAGGTCGACGGCCTCTGGACGGGGCTGGCCATCTGGTGGACCCACTCCGGCGGCTACGGCCGCATCCTTGCCGAGTGGATGGAGAACGGCGTTCCCCGGTTGCCGTCCGGCCCGGTCGACACCGGCGGCATCCACGTCCGACGGTTCGAACCCCACGCGGGCGAGAAGGACTACTTTGTCGACCGCGGGGCCAAGCGCTACGAGCAGGTGTACAGCATTGTCGAGCCGCGGTGGCAGCCTAATGACCACCGCACGCTCCGGACGAGTCCATTCTACCACCAGCAGAAGGAACTCGGTGCGGAGTTCTACCAGAGCGGCGGCTGGGAGACACCACAGTGGTACGAGTCAAACGCCGACCTCGTTGAGAAGTACGACGACCGGATTCCTGACCAGGACGGCTGGCAGGGCGTCAATCGCTCGAAGATCGAGGCCGCGGAGCATCTCCACACCCGCGAGAATGTGTCGATGTTCGACATGACGACGTTCAGTTCGATTATGGTCGAAGGTGAGGGGAGCCAGTCGTTCCTCCAGCGGGTCTGTAGCAACGACATGGACCTCGATGTCGGCCAGGTACGGTACTCGCTGCTGCTGAACGAGGGTGGCGGCATCCTCGCCGATATCACTGTCGTCAAACTCGACGACGAGGAATTCATGGTGACGACCGGTGGCGGGAACTCTCCCGGTATCCACGGCGGCCACCTCGAAGACGAAGCGCCTGCGACGGTGTCGGTCCACGTTGAAGAAGGTGCAAAATCCACAATCGGCCTCTGGGGACCGAACGCGCGGCTCCTCCTCCAGCGATGTACAGACGCGGACGTGACAAACGAGGGCTTCCCGTACTTCAGCGCCAAGCAGATGTACGTTGGCGACGTGCCGGTCATCGCGCTGCGGGTCTCGTACGTCGGCGAGCTCGGGTGGGAGCTGTGGGCTCCGACGGAGTACGGCCAGCGACTTTGGGAGACGCTGCAGGACGCTGGAGAGGATCTCGGGGTTCGGCCGATGGGCGGCGGCGCGCTCAGTTCCATGCGACTCGAGAAGGGCTACCGACTCTGGGGGACGGACATCGATACGGACTCGAACCCTTTCGAGGCCGGCCTTCCCTTTGCCGTGGATATGGATACCGAGTTCATCGGCAAGGCGGCCCTAGAAACCGCACGCGAGGAAGGTATCGACAGCAAAATCACGCCGCTCACGCTCGACGACTCGACAGACATCATGCTAAGTGGGCGACCAGTGCTCAAAGACGGCGACGCGATTGGCTACGTGCAGGCCGGGAACTACGGCTACAGTCTCGGCGAGTCAATCGCGTACACGTATGTTCCAACCGAACACGCTGAAGCCGGCACGTCGGTTCAGATCCAGTGCGAGGGCGAGACATACGACGCGACCGTACGCGACGAGCCGCTGTTCGACCCGACCCGGGAGCGAATCATCAAATAA
- the ilvA gene encoding threonine ammonia-lyase produces MTQTESDTLSITYADIERARERLDDDTVVKKTPVERSSSLGGFVDAEVYLKMEHLQWTGSFKTRGAYNKISQDVADGVESFVAASAGNHAQGVALAATKCGAESTIFMPENAPQAKIDATRSYGGSVELVGNDFQETMSHAKAVVEETDAEFVHAYDDLDIIAGQGTLGTEMYHDCPDVDTVIVPIGGGGLISGVSTAIKHLSPETRVVGVQATGAETVHESLDKGIPVVLDEVDTIADGIATGGISETTLDIIEANVDEVVTVSDTDIAQAILLLMERAKQVVEGAGAASVAAVLSDGLDVSGETVMPLLCGGNLDMTQMREVLIHALTERQQLLQLRVRIDDQPGVMEEISGVIARQGANIHDVRHERSVENLEIGEAYLVFNVETSGAEHAQTIITAIRDAGYPVDNVAREAKSSAL; encoded by the coding sequence ATGACACAAACTGAATCGGACACGCTGTCCATCACATACGCAGATATCGAACGAGCCCGCGAACGTCTGGACGACGACACAGTTGTAAAGAAAACGCCAGTCGAACGCAGCTCGTCCCTTGGTGGGTTCGTTGACGCCGAGGTGTACCTGAAGATGGAGCACCTCCAATGGACAGGGTCGTTCAAAACCAGAGGTGCGTATAACAAAATCTCGCAGGATGTCGCCGATGGTGTGGAATCCTTTGTCGCCGCCAGCGCCGGGAATCACGCACAGGGCGTCGCCCTTGCCGCGACGAAATGCGGGGCAGAGTCGACGATTTTCATGCCGGAAAACGCACCACAGGCCAAGATCGACGCCACAAGGTCCTACGGCGGAAGCGTCGAACTGGTCGGCAACGACTTTCAGGAGACGATGTCCCACGCCAAAGCTGTCGTCGAGGAAACCGACGCTGAGTTCGTTCACGCCTACGACGATCTAGATATCATTGCCGGACAGGGGACCCTCGGTACGGAAATGTACCACGACTGCCCCGATGTCGACACGGTCATCGTCCCCATCGGCGGCGGTGGACTTATCAGCGGTGTCTCGACCGCAATCAAGCACCTCTCGCCCGAGACGCGCGTCGTCGGCGTTCAGGCGACCGGCGCGGAGACGGTGCACGAAAGCCTCGACAAGGGGATTCCGGTCGTGCTTGATGAAGTTGACACCATTGCCGACGGTATCGCCACCGGCGGTATCTCGGAGACGACACTTGACATCATCGAGGCGAACGTTGACGAGGTTGTGACGGTTTCGGACACCGACATCGCACAGGCAATTCTCCTGTTGATGGAACGGGCAAAGCAGGTTGTGGAAGGTGCTGGGGCCGCCTCCGTGGCCGCCGTACTGAGTGATGGCCTTGACGTATCGGGCGAAACTGTGATGCCACTGCTCTGTGGCGGGAACCTCGACATGACACAAATGCGAGAGGTTCTCATCCATGCGCTCACCGAGCGCCAGCAACTCCTCCAGCTCCGGGTTCGTATCGACGACCAGCCAGGCGTGATGGAGGAAATATCGGGCGTTATCGCCCGGCAAGGGGCCAATATCCACGACGTTCGGCACGAACGGTCTGTCGAGAATCTCGAAATCGGGGAGGCGTATCTCGTATTCAACGTCGAGACCAGCGGTGCCGAGCACGCACAGACCATCATCACAGCGATACGCGACGCGGGCTATCCCGTCGATAACGTTGCACGGGAAGCGAAAAGCAGCGCATTGTAA
- a CDS encoding universal stress protein — protein MYDHILVPYDGSDEARKGAEHGIELAAALGATVHALYVIDLPGTPRALALRDDEEEMREEYRNYGEEVLANLRTIAEEHGVDYETHFKTGAPSEEIVEFAEGEGMDAIVLGSAFRGKLGNLLGGTTDKVVRTSSIPVISQRMSVNDI, from the coding sequence ATGTACGACCACATACTCGTCCCGTATGACGGCAGCGACGAGGCCCGGAAGGGGGCAGAGCACGGCATCGAACTCGCCGCTGCACTCGGTGCGACAGTCCATGCATTGTACGTCATCGATCTGCCGGGCACACCCCGTGCGCTTGCGCTCAGAGATGACGAGGAAGAGATGCGCGAGGAGTATCGGAACTACGGGGAGGAGGTACTGGCGAATCTCAGGACTATCGCTGAAGAACACGGTGTCGACTACGAAACGCACTTCAAAACGGGCGCGCCCAGCGAGGAGATCGTCGAGTTCGCCGAAGGCGAAGGTATGGACGCGATTGTTCTTGGCTCGGCGTTCCGCGGCAAACTCGGGAACCTGCTCGGTGGCACGACCGACAAGGTGGTCCGAACGTCAAGCATTCCAGTCATCAGTCAGCGGATGAGCGTCAACGATATTTGA
- a CDS encoding BCCT family transporter — translation MSDSDDQTGEMSDGLQVELFHPESDREPGDTNIQAAGFDIHPVVFPVALAIIALFVAVTVLLGDTAASAYTWLFNTIGDTFGWFYLLAVNVFIITLLYFAFSKYGNIKIGGVEAEKEFSDFSWMAMLFSAGMGIGLMFFSVSEPLYYFQNPPSFFGAEAGTGAAASAAMAQTFFHWGFHPWAVYGLVGLGLAFFSFNRGLPLTFRSIFWPLLGERIYGWPGHIIDLVTVFATLFGLSTSLGLGVAQVNTGLSYVGGDMLGAVSIPTGTLPQVVLIAGITLIATLSVAAGLDGGVKRLSTLNLYLMFALLGFLAIVGPTVYIFSSWVEGLGAYFGNILALGFFTGTLNEASNGTVTAWTVFYWGWWIAWSPFVGMFIARISKGRSVREFVLGVLFLPSLFSTLWLSVFGGSAMFNSLMGNGQALATYNEVGQTVAMFALLEQFPLGVISGLLATLLVITFFVTSSDSGSLVIDHLTSGGKHDVPRTQRIFWALTEGLVASILLIGGGLTALQTAAITTGLPFAAILCLMCYTVYLGLDNEYQILESEEFAETIQDLSERDDVDVVTSGDEMVTDISDPGDDTATGTD, via the coding sequence ATGTCAGACAGTGACGACCAAACCGGCGAGATGTCGGACGGGCTTCAGGTAGAACTGTTCCACCCGGAGTCCGACCGCGAGCCCGGTGACACAAACATTCAGGCGGCTGGATTTGACATCCACCCGGTGGTATTCCCGGTGGCGCTGGCGATCATTGCGTTATTTGTCGCAGTCACGGTACTGCTGGGTGACACAGCAGCCTCCGCGTACACGTGGCTGTTCAACACTATCGGAGACACCTTCGGCTGGTTCTACCTGCTGGCGGTGAACGTGTTCATTATTACATTGCTGTACTTCGCGTTCAGCAAGTACGGCAATATCAAAATCGGTGGCGTGGAGGCAGAAAAGGAGTTCAGCGATTTCTCCTGGATGGCGATGCTGTTCAGCGCCGGCATGGGGATCGGACTCATGTTCTTCAGCGTCTCGGAACCGCTGTACTACTTCCAGAACCCGCCGAGTTTCTTCGGAGCGGAAGCCGGAACCGGTGCGGCAGCGTCCGCCGCGATGGCACAGACATTCTTCCACTGGGGCTTTCATCCGTGGGCGGTGTACGGCCTCGTGGGACTCGGCCTCGCGTTCTTTTCATTCAACCGCGGGCTCCCACTCACATTCCGGTCGATATTCTGGCCCCTGCTCGGTGAGCGGATTTACGGCTGGCCGGGCCACATTATCGATCTCGTGACAGTGTTCGCTACGCTGTTCGGGCTGTCAACCTCGCTGGGACTCGGTGTTGCACAGGTCAACACGGGCCTCTCATACGTGGGCGGAGACATGCTCGGTGCGGTGAGTATCCCGACAGGGACCTTGCCGCAAGTCGTGCTCATCGCTGGTATCACGCTTATCGCGACGCTCTCGGTTGCGGCGGGGCTTGACGGCGGTGTCAAGCGGCTGAGCACGCTCAACCTCTACCTGATGTTCGCACTGCTTGGGTTCCTCGCTATCGTGGGCCCAACGGTGTACATCTTCAGTTCTTGGGTAGAAGGACTCGGCGCGTACTTCGGGAACATCCTCGCGCTCGGGTTCTTCACCGGCACACTCAACGAGGCCTCAAACGGGACCGTCACTGCATGGACCGTGTTCTACTGGGGCTGGTGGATCGCGTGGTCGCCGTTCGTCGGGATGTTCATCGCACGCATTTCGAAGGGGCGGTCCGTCCGGGAGTTTGTCCTGGGCGTCCTGTTCCTTCCGTCGCTGTTCTCGACGCTCTGGCTGTCGGTGTTCGGCGGCAGCGCGATGTTCAATTCACTGATGGGGAACGGACAGGCGCTGGCGACGTATAACGAAGTCGGCCAGACCGTCGCGATGTTTGCCCTGCTGGAGCAGTTCCCGCTTGGCGTGATTAGCGGCCTGTTGGCAACGTTGCTGGTCATCACGTTCTTCGTCACGTCGTCGGACTCGGGGTCACTGGTCATCGACCACCTGACTTCGGGCGGGAAACACGACGTTCCGCGAACGCAGCGAATCTTCTGGGCACTCACTGAAGGGCTTGTCGCGTCGATCCTGCTCATCGGCGGCGGACTGACTGCGCTCCAGACGGCCGCAATCACCACGGGACTCCCGTTCGCAGCCATCCTGTGTCTGATGTGTTATACGGTGTATCTGGGGCTCGATAACGAGTACCAGATACTCGAGTCCGAGGAGTTTGCAGAGACAATTCAGGATCTCTCTGAACGGGATGACGTGGACGTCGTGACCTCTGGTGACGAGATGGTAACGGATATCTCCGACCCAGGAGACGACACTGCTACAGGCACTGACTGA
- the folP gene encoding dihydropteroate synthase, with translation MEYHESADYLQSLQRRRPKLGTDTTARMLSHLGDPDDSFDSVQIAGSNGKGSTARMTESVLRAAGLDVGLFTSPGLNGFREQITVNGGRVPKERVTEFVEQIDPCIDQLAAEDDKPTHFEVLTALAFYHFDVEDVDVAVLEVGIGGRYDATSAVDPVASAVTSISLEHTDLLGDTVEEIARDKAQVSPRDAPLVTGTTGAALDSVQGITDTVTVGDEAADVTAVENGMRSAVENRIALTGPDWALESNLKLLGQHQAENAGVAATLARQLTDVDTETIAEGLRAATLPGRFEIRSTDPMVVLDGSHNPGAMETLTTLIQRYEYDNLHVVFAAMQDKEYEQMIATLPAVETAFATKPAVDRAAGTGSLAAAFEGQAAQIQQIESVPEATERAIAAAGADDFVLVAGSLYAVAEARDRWSRLVVPKKTLQQASTEETAGVGKKPQLHQQMLSVTLRRDQAGVVKQEFEDCGGTCTCSAVGMPEKLVDTTLSGTPRQFKQLTDRLASAGLGLSRLAMQLEDRLSGRSFPPPFDSEEAAVMGILNVTPDSFHDGGEYNHRDLAISHAEQMIESGADIIDVGGESTRPGAEPVSIETEIDRVVPVIEAVSSLDTTVSVDTRKAAVADAALGAGADIVNDVSGLSDPEMRFVVADHDASVILMHSLSAPVDPGRTVTYDDVVDDVLRDLTEQILLAEQAGIDREQIIVDPGCGFGKNAAESFELVDRLHEFHALGCPVLVGHSRKSMFAGMSDTGADRLPPTLATTALAAERGADAIRVHDVSENNAVLKTVSATASRPSEPQKQ, from the coding sequence ATGGAGTACCACGAGTCGGCGGACTACCTGCAGTCACTACAGCGTCGTCGGCCCAAGTTGGGGACCGATACGACGGCGCGGATGCTCTCGCATCTCGGTGACCCGGACGACAGTTTCGACAGCGTGCAGATCGCTGGGTCGAACGGAAAGGGAAGTACCGCCCGAATGACCGAGAGTGTGCTCAGAGCCGCCGGGCTCGATGTCGGCCTGTTCACCTCGCCAGGATTGAACGGTTTCCGGGAGCAAATCACGGTCAACGGCGGTCGGGTACCGAAAGAGCGAGTGACGGAGTTCGTCGAACAGATAGATCCCTGTATCGACCAACTGGCTGCCGAGGACGACAAGCCGACGCATTTCGAGGTACTCACGGCGCTGGCGTTCTATCACTTCGATGTCGAAGATGTCGACGTGGCAGTACTGGAAGTCGGTATTGGCGGCCGGTACGACGCAACAAGCGCAGTCGATCCCGTCGCAAGCGCTGTCACCAGTATCAGTTTAGAACACACTGACCTGCTCGGCGACACAGTCGAGGAGATCGCTCGCGACAAAGCGCAGGTCAGCCCCAGAGACGCCCCACTTGTGACGGGAACGACCGGCGCTGCTCTCGATTCGGTTCAGGGGATTACCGACACTGTCACGGTCGGTGATGAGGCGGCCGATGTCACGGCCGTCGAAAACGGCATGCGCTCGGCCGTCGAGAACCGTATCGCGCTCACGGGGCCGGACTGGGCCCTCGAATCGAACCTCAAGCTACTTGGACAGCATCAGGCGGAGAACGCTGGCGTCGCCGCGACACTGGCTCGACAACTCACCGACGTAGACACGGAAACTATTGCCGAGGGGCTGCGGGCTGCGACGCTGCCGGGCCGATTCGAGATCCGGTCGACCGACCCGATGGTGGTTCTCGATGGCTCTCACAACCCCGGTGCGATGGAGACGCTGACGACACTTATCCAGCGATACGAGTACGATAATCTCCACGTTGTCTTCGCCGCGATGCAGGACAAGGAGTACGAACAGATGATTGCGACGCTTCCGGCCGTCGAGACGGCCTTCGCGACGAAACCGGCGGTCGACCGAGCCGCAGGCACCGGATCGCTCGCTGCTGCGTTTGAGGGGCAGGCAGCACAGATACAGCAGATTGAGTCCGTCCCCGAAGCTACCGAACGAGCCATAGCCGCGGCCGGCGCGGACGACTTCGTGCTCGTGGCCGGCTCACTCTACGCAGTGGCCGAGGCTCGGGACCGCTGGAGTCGGCTCGTCGTTCCGAAAAAGACTCTCCAGCAGGCGTCCACCGAAGAGACTGCTGGAGTCGGAAAGAAGCCACAACTTCACCAGCAGATGCTCTCGGTCACGTTGCGGCGTGACCAAGCAGGAGTCGTCAAACAAGAGTTCGAGGACTGTGGCGGTACGTGTACCTGTTCGGCTGTCGGAATGCCGGAGAAACTCGTCGATACGACGCTTTCAGGGACGCCGCGACAATTTAAACAGCTCACTGACCGTCTGGCTTCGGCCGGGCTGGGGCTCAGTCGCCTCGCCATGCAACTCGAAGATAGGCTGTCTGGGCGGTCGTTCCCGCCGCCGTTCGATAGTGAGGAGGCGGCCGTGATGGGTATTCTCAATGTTACGCCGGATAGTTTCCACGACGGCGGCGAGTACAACCATCGCGACCTTGCTATCAGTCACGCAGAACAGATGATCGAATCCGGGGCGGATATCATCGATGTCGGCGGCGAGAGCACGCGTCCTGGGGCAGAGCCGGTGTCCATTGAAACGGAAATTGATCGCGTAGTACCGGTCATAGAGGCCGTTTCGTCGCTTGACACGACTGTCTCCGTAGATACCCGAAAGGCCGCCGTCGCTGACGCGGCGCTGGGTGCTGGCGCCGACATCGTCAACGACGTGTCGGGGCTGTCGGACCCCGAAATGCGGTTTGTGGTTGCTGATCACGACGCGTCCGTTATCCTGATGCACAGCCTGTCTGCGCCGGTGGACCCAGGTCGGACTGTGACCTACGACGATGTCGTCGATGACGTGCTTCGAGACCTCACGGAGCAGATACTGCTCGCCGAGCAAGCCGGCATCGACCGCGAGCAAATTATCGTCGACCCCGGCTGTGGGTTTGGGAAGAACGCCGCCGAATCGTTCGAACTCGTCGACCGACTCCACGAGTTCCATGCGCTCGGTTGTCCGGTGCTGGTCGGGCACTCCCGGAAGTCGATGTTTGCTGGCATGAGCGACACAGGAGCGGACAGGCTGCCGCCGACCCTAGCAACGACAGCGCTTGCTGCTGAACGCGGGGCTGACGCCATCAGGGTCCACGACGTCTCCGAGAACAACGCCGTACTCAAGACGGTATCAGCGACAGCGTCGCGACCGTCTGAGCCGCAGAAACAATGA
- a CDS encoding formate--tetrahydrofolate ligase, with protein MSSQDEQSATEETREPIPTDYDIAQSTDMEPIWELVEPWGLGLDDLQYFGEYTAKVKQHAIERLREQAENREQNLVLVTGMTPTPKGEGKTVTTVGLGQTLNHVGEEAMIAIREPSLGPVFGVKGGAAGGGRSQVLPMEDINLHFTGDLHALTSAHNLIAAMLDAKISQGDDLDIDINNVSWPRAIDMNDRALRETVVGLGGKTGGTPREDSFILTAASELMAVLCLASDIGDLKERVSRIIVAYDEDGDPVTVDDIEATGPATMLLRDAIKPNVVQTIEGTPALVHGGPFANIAHGTNSLVADKTAFGMGDYLVTEAGFGSDLGAEKFMDVVCRKGDMTPNAVVLVASVRALKYHGLDQWPVDYDEIDEAGVEAVEAGFSNLDKHARNLQKFGVPVVVSVNRFPDDTDEEVQAVLDHCHDELSVRAAESNVFSDGSEGGVDLAENVIEATEESNEEDFQMLYDDEDSIKKKIHTVATEIYGADDVKYTGGALDDIEQMNELDFDDYPVVMSKTFHSLSDDASQKGAPEGWELEISEVYPSAGAGFLVALTADALTMPGLPARPAAADMDIDEDGNISGLF; from the coding sequence ATGTCTTCACAGGATGAGCAATCCGCGACCGAAGAGACACGGGAGCCGATTCCAACGGATTACGATATCGCCCAGTCGACCGATATGGAGCCGATATGGGAACTGGTCGAGCCGTGGGGACTCGGCCTTGACGACCTCCAATACTTCGGCGAATACACCGCAAAAGTCAAACAACACGCCATCGAGCGCCTCCGCGAACAGGCCGAGAACAGGGAACAGAACCTCGTACTCGTAACCGGAATGACGCCGACACCGAAAGGCGAAGGGAAGACGGTAACGACCGTCGGCCTCGGCCAGACGCTCAACCACGTCGGCGAGGAGGCGATGATTGCCATCCGGGAACCCTCGCTTGGCCCGGTGTTCGGCGTCAAAGGCGGCGCAGCAGGTGGCGGCCGGTCGCAGGTCCTTCCGATGGAGGACATCAATCTCCACTTCACCGGCGACCTCCACGCGCTCACCTCCGCGCACAACCTCATTGCTGCAATGCTCGACGCGAAGATCTCGCAGGGCGACGACCTGGACATCGACATCAACAACGTCTCCTGGCCGCGCGCGATCGATATGAACGACCGCGCGCTCCGGGAGACGGTCGTCGGTCTCGGCGGAAAAACCGGTGGGACGCCGCGGGAGGATAGCTTCATCTTGACGGCGGCTTCCGAGCTGATGGCGGTCCTCTGTCTGGCCAGCGATATCGGGGATCTGAAAGAGCGCGTCAGTCGCATCATTGTCGCCTACGACGAGGACGGTGACCCGGTGACTGTCGATGACATCGAGGCAACCGGCCCAGCAACCATGCTTCTCCGGGATGCGATTAAGCCGAACGTCGTCCAGACCATCGAAGGGACGCCGGCGCTGGTTCACGGCGGGCCGTTCGCGAACATCGCCCATGGAACGAACTCGCTGGTCGCCGACAAGACCGCCTTCGGAATGGGTGACTACCTCGTCACCGAAGCCGGCTTCGGCTCCGACCTGGGAGCCGAGAAGTTCATGGACGTGGTCTGTCGCAAGGGGGACATGACGCCAAACGCCGTCGTGCTCGTGGCGTCGGTTCGCGCGCTCAAGTACCACGGACTGGACCAGTGGCCCGTCGACTACGACGAGATCGACGAGGCTGGCGTTGAAGCCGTTGAAGCGGGCTTCTCGAACCTCGATAAACACGCGCGGAACCTCCAGAAGTTCGGCGTCCCGGTCGTCGTCTCTGTTAATCGCTTCCCGGACGACACCGACGAGGAGGTTCAGGCTGTACTGGACCACTGTCACGACGAACTCAGCGTCAGAGCGGCCGAGTCGAACGTGTTCTCCGATGGCAGTGAGGGCGGTGTCGACCTCGCGGAGAACGTCATCGAAGCAACCGAGGAGAGCAACGAGGAGGACTTCCAGATGCTGTACGACGACGAGGACAGCATCAAGAAGAAGATTCACACCGTTGCGACCGAGATTTACGGCGCTGACGACGTGAAATACACCGGTGGCGCGCTCGACGACATCGAGCAGATGAACGAGCTTGACTTCGACGATTACCCGGTCGTTATGTCCAAAACGTTCCATTCGCTGAGCGACGACGCGAGTCAGAAGGGTGCGCCGGAGGGCTGGGAACTCGAAATCAGCGAAGTGTACCCATCCGCCGGCGCGGGCTTCCTCGTCGCGCTCACAGCCGATGCGCTCACGATGCCCGGCCTGCCGGCCCGTCCAGCAGCGGCCGACATGGACATCGACGAAGACGGCAACATTTCGGGCCTGTTCTGA
- a CDS encoding cyclodeaminase/cyclohydrolase family protein, whose product MTFGDQPIGEFLDEVASGQVTPSGGAVAAIGGAMGAALCEMVCIHTVSADEPSADFGELAALADALADSRARLLALADEDAAAVDAVGAAFESGNDNRIQAASKRSTEVPLETAEVCLDVVEHARTVTAKGTPVAVPDATVGVLLAAAALRASVSTVRANLDMIDDESFVAAMKQRADEAEVAGEAALDEAVTNAKR is encoded by the coding sequence ATGACCTTCGGGGACCAGCCAATCGGCGAGTTTCTCGACGAAGTCGCGTCGGGGCAGGTAACTCCGAGCGGTGGCGCGGTCGCGGCCATCGGCGGGGCGATGGGCGCGGCGCTCTGTGAGATGGTCTGCATCCACACCGTCAGTGCTGACGAGCCCAGTGCAGACTTCGGTGAATTAGCGGCTCTGGCGGATGCGCTGGCCGATAGCCGGGCACGGCTGCTTGCCCTTGCTGACGAGGACGCGGCAGCGGTCGACGCGGTCGGGGCCGCGTTCGAATCCGGGAACGACAACCGGATTCAGGCGGCCTCGAAACGCTCGACAGAGGTGCCACTAGAGACGGCCGAGGTCTGTCTCGACGTCGTCGAGCACGCCCGTACGGTGACTGCGAAGGGGACGCCGGTCGCCGTCCCGGACGCGACTGTCGGGGTGCTGCTCGCGGCAGCGGCGCTACGGGCGTCCGTCTCGACTGTCCGGGCCAATCTTGACATGATAGACGACGAATCATTCGTGGCAGCGATGAAACAGCGGGCAGACGAAGCAGAAGTGGCCGGCGAAGCGGCGCTCGACGAAGCGGTCACAAACGCGAAGCGGTGA